The window CTAAAACACCATTACGCtcgattttgggcaattttctcTTAGCTCCAAGTAATCAAAAAATATCAATACTATGAACTATAAAGTATAAACAATATTTCCATCATCAATAAcatgtgatttgttttgttggtaatagctttttttattttttattgtgggATCGGAACTCGATACCTAAGCAAAAAAATGAGTATTGTTGGTCGACCGAGATACTAGCATTATGCATTTTCtcttcaacaacaaaaatattttactcCCCTCTAAGTGGGTTAGCTGTGTGAATCTTTAAACGTCATTACGCTCGATTTTGCGCAAAGTATTATATTAACTTTAAGTACTCCATGTTTTTTTCTTAAAAGCCACTTTTCAAGTTTTCTGAGGTCTCTCTCTACTCATTTTGCATTGAGTCATCTATCCCATAATCGTATTTTCTAATCAAAATATATGTAGATGTTCAGTTCACATATTGAAACCAAACTTAGCCGATTTTCTCTCACCTTTAACCGATTTTTTCTATCTGTAAATAAGAGTCGAGGCCCTCCTGATCGTCGACAAAGTTCGTTGTATGCAAAAGGTGGGATAACAGTTGGTTTCATCGTTAATGCTTCGTATCCGACAATGACCGGGCAAAACCCTCCTCTTCCCCCCACCTCCGACCCCGGGCCCGACCAAATGTGACCTCTTTACGCACAGCGCAGCAGGGCAAACGTGCTGTTGTGCCAAGAGGTTTCTCGGAATATGGTTTGCTTGGAGATGCTGTGAGTTGAACTCCGCTGTTCGTTGCAAGGACGACAGCCACTGCTGCCCCCATGATCACCCCATCTGTGATGCAGAAAGGGCGCTCTGCCTCGAGGTTTGTATGAATCTTTCCCCGTAAAACATGGGAAAATGATTTCCTCACAATCATTACCATCATTGCTTAATTTTTCTGATTATTAATACGTGATTGTCAAATTGGGCACTCGTCAAATTAGGCactcgtttgataaccatttcgttttagAATTTCAAATTTGTCAACTGAGAAATGAATTTGGAGATCAACACATATGGATCCCATATAAAGTTATGCCGTATTTGCAAATTGAACTTCTAAATTAAGAATATATCTAAAAAATCTACAAAATGGGAAAATGCAACAGTGGTATATTCCGATACCTCAATCCGAATTTCCGTTCAATTTTCACACCGACGGGAAGACGTCTTTGACGGCGGAGGCTGCCGTCAAGTAATTAAGTGTGTTCCTCAGcgtctccttctctctcttcaacCGCGCCGCCGTGTCCTCCAATTCCAGCAACGCCTGCTGCTCTCTCGGCGCCCCTTCAAAAGTGCTCCcaacaaaaaacgaaaataGCGTCGGAAATAGGTTCCGCCGCAGGTCCTGCACATCCTTCTCCGGCTTCCCGCCCAACCGATTCGACAACCGAATCACATCCTTCATATGCGACTCGACCTCGTTCGCCAGCGCTTCCAGGTCGTCCTCGCCGTCGCTCGACGGCCGGTCTTCAAGCCACTTGACCTCCGCCACCAGGTAGGGTTTGGTACGGACTAGGTCGGTGATGCGAAACCGCTCCTGGCCCTTGCAGATGAGGAAGAACCGGTCGTCGACAAGGCGCTCGTGCTTGACGACCTCGCCGATGCAGCCGACGTCGGCGGTACCGGAGACGGTGTCGCTGTAAATTACGCCGAAGCGGAGATCGGACTGGAGGAGGGAGTGCATCATCATGCGGTAGCGGAACTCGAATATCTGGAGGGGGAGGATGGCGCCCGGGAAGAGGACGAGGGGCAAGGGGAAAATGGGGAGCTCGACGACGTCCCCTGATTTGGGCTGATTGGTGGGGTGGCGCTCAGAGAATGAGGATGCTGTGCATTGGAGGGATCCGGGTAGTTGGCGGCGGCGGTGGAGGCGGGGGGAGAGGatattagggttagggtttaagcGGGAGGGGAGGGGATTGGGGTTGAAGGTGGGTTTATGGGggagggaggaggaggaagaggaggggaTGAGCTGAGGGAGAGCCATTGGAGCGGCGTTGGGATGAGGAGGAGAGGGAAAGCGAGTTAGAATGCCATGTTGGTGGAGGGAAGAGAGCGAGAGTAAGAGTGACCAGTTCTTTCTGTTTTTCTGTTTCTCTCCCTCTAAATTTTGAGAAAATGTGGCAAAATCTGGTGGTTTTAAGGAGGCGAGAGGAGATGTGGATAATATGGAGATAGAAAGGGCAAAATGTCAGTCAACTTAGCAAATACCCATTTGGTCTATTTGGTAAGAAGGAAATACATGTAACAAGTTTATAGTTATGATTCGTTATCCtttttaaatgattgaaaaGGTTTTTgtagaaaataatattgaattTTAAAAGCATTCTGTATTTTTGTAGGAAATACTTTAAATGTTATTTTAAGATCACTTgcattttacaaaaaattagattaaaaaacatattcataaaaaacactttaaatcattttaaaaatatttcaaatgagTCTTATATTCTTTTCGTCACATAATAATGTTATTAAAGTAAAACATCTTGGTGATAATAAACTCATGTAATGTAATTTGTTCTTATCGTTTGGTAGGTGGCAAAGGATTTGGAAATATGGGGAGTGTTTGGATGTGGTTTTAGATTTTCCCACGTGGAAGTTGGGCTGATGATTTCTGTGGTTTGGGTTGGTCTATCATTTTCATTCAACGcaaaaaaatcttcaaaaaccatttttatttGTCTTCATTTTCATCCAATAGTGTGGATATTGTTAGGATAATGATTTTGCCAACTCTCATTTTCCAATcttcttttgttgttgtttcttaattctttattaatttcttCTCTCAccggtttaaaaaaaaaaatacaaaaagaactaaaaagaagaaaatgaagggcATTAACTCTattaatattcaaaataaacaaaatgccGCTGTTGTTTAattctatttatttatgttgAAGTTTATCGACGTTTAagaatttaatttacaaaatataattataaatttagtttttctAACCGTTATCTATCAACATGGTTGGCTTGGGCCCATTGCCTAAATGGCAAAAACGACGTTTTTCTAACAATTATCTATCAACATGGTTGGCTTGGGCCCATTGCCTAAATGGCAAAAACGACGTATTTCGTGAAAGGTAGAAGAAAAGAAGATCACTAGTttgaaatgtgaatttgaagataataaattagtaaagtatttttttcaacaaacaataaaataatcactaacactaaattcatctaaattagAAAGAGAAGAGATTCAGAGCTACAAATTACTTGCTGTTAATGAAAAAAGATTGAGAAATGCCTCGTTTAAATCACTCAAGGCGGCGAGCCCCATCTACAACCGCGTGGAGGAGATTCCTATTTGGGCCTGTGTCCAGGTTCATTTGGACCACATAATACATTACGTCACTGCGTATGCGTACAGAGACCACCACGTACGCTGTTCCCATTATGGCATTTCCGCAATTAAATCGAAAAATTAACCCTTTTGCTTAAGATCGGCAGCCTCTATATATATGCGGAGCCCCCACACCATATTCCCAAATATCGCAAAGAAAATCGTGCTCTGAAAATCCAAGATTTATTGAAAGAaagcgaagaagaagaagaagaaaatggcgGAAGAAAAAGTGATCGCCTGCCACTCTGTCGCCGCCTGGACCGAGCACCTCGAGAAGAGCAATGTCGACAAGAAactggtttttttctttcttctcacagacttcatttttttttcaatttgcattCTTTCTTGAATaagttaaattaaaattttaattttgtgttgtaTTTTGCGATcagattttttgtattttcttgttGGCCGTATTGAATTTTTGGGTAGAATTTTAGGGcaatttttttgaagaaaatgctAGCTTTTGTCCCTGAACTTTTGTCTGATTGGAGATTTAATCTGAATTTCATATGGCTTGTATATTGCTTAACCAATTTGATATGTAAATTTGGTGCGTGCTGTAAAAGCTGGGGGTTGGTTTGGTCGATTTTGGGTCCCGTATTGACCTGTTTGCAggaaaatatatgataaaaacttCTCGTCTTGTCGCCAAGTTTTTAGCCATGTTGGGTTCGAATGTATGCAATTATTTTCTCAGCTTTTCATGATTGATTGCTTTAAGCGACCGCGTATGAGGTTGATTTCATGTTTTCTGTATACAATGTTTAGCGAATTAAGATCACTAATTTGGGCTATGTTTCAATAGATTGTGGTCGACTTCACGGCTACATGGTGTGGACCTTGCCGGTTCATTGCACCCATCTTCGCGGAGTTGGCTAGGAAGAACCCGGAAGTGACATTCCTAAAGGTGGACGTGGATGAGCTGAAGACTGTTACCGAGGAGTGGGGCGTGGAGGCAATGCCGACCTTCTTGTTCCTCAAGGAAGGCAAGGTTGTTGACAAGGTTGTGGGTGCTAAGAAAGAAGAGTTACAGCTCAAAGTTGTGAAGCATGCCGCTCCAGCTGATGTCGCAACTGCTTCTGCTTAGCTTTTCGCACTCACTTTCGAGAATATGAACCTCCTACTGTGTTTTACTAGTTGTTTATAACTTTTATGGGTTCCTGAAGACATgaatgttttatatatatatatatatatatatgattacaTGTACCCATATGATGCCTTGAATCTACTATCTACGAATAAGAATTTCAATGATAAGATGTTATGATATATTTCAGGGTAAATTGCACagaactaccttaactattggatcattaacagtttcatacctcgtctttaaaaagtttcaatgtcataccatatcttcgaatttgttgcaatctCATACCttttgtctgtcaattcctctgTTAATTGTTGACGAGacacactttctattaaaaaactaataaaatattattaaaaactaaaaaaaatcatttagtattttttaaatattaaaataataattaattaaagaaaagttatttatttattttttttaaaaaccccAAGTTCGTCTTCCCAccccctgcaacctagaaagaaagaagaagaagaaaacaaaaaaaaactcgtCTTCATCTTCCCAGACCCCCTCTTCCCTGCAACCCACccctttcttcctcctcctttcttcCCATTCCCTCCTCCTCTGCATCCACTACTTGCAAccctgaagaagaaaaaaataataaaatttaaaaaaaaaaaaaaaaaaccatcttcatcttcctcgACCTCCCTTTCCTTGCAACCCAGATCCCGTCTTCCGCCGATTCCACGGGTGGAGAAATTGGGCACAGAGAAAATGGGAGGAATGGGTGTGGATTTAAAGAGTGGGGTGGGGTagaggagggaagagggtgggtgcggAGGAGGAGGGAAGGGGAAGACAGGAGGGGGAAGAAAGAGGTGGGTTGTAGGGAATGGGGGATcagggaagatgaagatggattttttttttttccctttttctttctgggttgcaagggggggggggaggggaagACAaacttgggttttttttttccaaataacttttttaaaattaattattattttaatatttaaaaaatattaaatgattttttttttagtttttaataatattttattatttcttaaatagAAAGTgtgtcacgtcaacatttaacagagGAATTGACAAACAACTGAcagaaggtatgacattgcaacaaattcgaagatacggtatgacattaaaattttttaaatacgaggtatgaaactgttaatgatcCAATAGTTTAGGTAGTTTTGTGGAATTTACCCTATATTTCATGCCAATTGGAATTGAGTTCTCGCGATACGTGAAATATTAAGTAATGTTGTatatctttattcttttgatattagtttttaatgatatttgaagtaaaaataGCAAATTCTTTATTCAAAATATCAATTTACAAAGAGTCGAGGTCAGAGAACCTTAGGGTCCCATTTTGAAGGCTCACCTAAGGCCCCCAAATTCTCAAGACTGGTCATGTCTTACCATTTATTCATACCATCTCTCTTATGAAAATAAGATCCACATGGTGTACTCTATTCTTATTAAAGCGTTGACACAAATAGTGTAAAACTACCTTCAAGGAAATATTTGTTGGGCTTTAATCAATTTATGGAGGTGAGCCCCCATCTACAACCGCGAGGAATGTATCCCATTTGGGCCTCGTCCAGATTCATTCGGCCAGACCTGCCCTCACTACGTGACAAAATACATTACGTCACTGCGGATGGTATGCGCGCGCGCACACCGTTACCAGCACAAACGTTATTCAAACATAATGGCATTACTGCaattaaatcaattattaaGCCCTTTTAGTTAAGATCGGCATCccgccatatatatatatatacacacgcgGAGGCCCGATCTCGTTCCCAAATCATCGCAAAATAAAAATGGAGCTCGGAACGACTTTAGATTTATGGAAAGAAAgcggagaagaagaaaatggcgGAGGGAAAAGTGATCGCCTGCCACTCAGTCGCCGCCTGGACCGAGCACCTCGAGAAGAGCCACGTCGACAAGAAActggtattttttttcttctcacgCACTTCAATTTTTTCCCTTTTGCATTTTTTGTCGAATAAAGTTTAATTTTAGTATTCTGCTGTTTTGTGATGTATTATTGAATGATTGTAATTTGTGatcaaatttttttactttcttgttcgCCGTATTGGATTTGTGGCTAGAATTTTAgtgcaaaattttaaaagagaaaattgtagcTTTGGGGCCTAAACTTTGGTCTAATTGAAGATTTGGTCCTTGGATGATAGAGGTGGCAAATCAATTTATTGGATTGTTAACGGGCACCGATAAGAATCATTAACAACCCAATGGGTTGATTCGCCACTTCTACAGTTCTATTGGATGGTACTGGTCCTTAAAGTTTAGTCTAACCAAAGCACCATTGCTCCAATTCGACTAAAGATGATGGACCAATTCTCCTATTTTCTCTTTTCCAATTCATGCACAAGAATCATGAATGGGGTGTATGGCAGATTACCGTTGGAATTTTGTTACGTATGGCTTGTACATTGCTTAGCCGATTAGATATGTAAATTTGGTGCCTTTTGTAATAGCTGGTGGTTGATGTGGTCGATTTTGTGTCCTGGATTGCCCTGTTTGCAAGGAAATATATGATGCAAACTTCTCGTATTGTCGACGAGTTTTAACCATGTTGGGTTCGAATGTATACGATTATTTTCTCAGTGATTCCTCTGTGGAGAATGAAAATGTCGTCTTTTCGTGATTGATTGCTTTAAGCGACCGTGGTTGATTTCATGTAATCTTTATTTAATGTTTAGCGAAGTAAGTTCACTAATTTGGTCTATATTTCAATAGATCGTGGTCGACTTCACAGCTCCATGGTGTGGACCTTGCCGGTTCATTGCACCCATATTCGCGGAGTTGGCTAGGAAGAGCCCGGAAGTGACATTCCTAAAGGTGGGACGTGGATGAGCTGAAGACTGTTACGGAGGAGTGGGGCGTGGAGGCAATGCCGACCTTCTTGTTCCTCAAGGAAGGCAAGATAGTTGACAAGGTTGTGGGTGCTAAGAAAGAAGAGTTACAGCTCAAAGTTGTGAAGCATGCCGCTCCAGCTGATGTCGCAACTGCTTCTGCCTAACTTTCGCACTCTCTTTCGAGAATATGAACCTCCTACTGTGCTTTACTAGTTGTTTATAACTTTTATGGGTTTCTGAAGACATGaatgttttatatatatgacCGCTTGTACCCATATGATGCCTCTTGGCTGCTATCTATGAATGCTTTTATTTCAATTGAATTGAGATTTCGCGACGAATTGGAAACTTTCGTATTTGCATTGACATAATTTCGAATTCTTGTTAAGTGTCGGGATTGCCCATATACTGGGGAATGGGGGAGCCATAAACCAAACTAAAGGCAAAAGCACTTGCCTGTACCTAACAAACTACTTAAAGGCAAAAGCACTTGTCTGTACCTAACAAACTACTTAAAGGCAAAAGCACTTGCCCGTACTTGAACAACAACCTACTTAAGGCAAAAGCAAAAGCACTTCGCCTGTACTAGCAAACTACTGTGCCCTATCAACTTGTGAAACCAAACACTTTAATGCCTTTATCTGTCTTGATTCTTTTGCTTCATAGCTTGCATGGTGTTCATATTCTGTTATCTGTGTTTTGAAGTTTTTCTCCTCGAATTGGGTTGATTGGTTGTAATTTCCGTCGAACAAACAGCTTCAACTGATAGCCGTTTGAGTACATTCGGACATGGATCTGTCTTGAAAATGCTATTGGTTACAGCAACCGAGCAACTCTCGCGGCTGATACAATTCTGCAAGATATGTTAAGTTGTTAACAGATTATGTGGAAGGACAAGAAAATATAAGAACAGGAAAGATTATGGAGAGGGGGTAATGCCTTCTCCACCACGGCGTGTGAGTTTGTCGCGTGACACGTTCCTTGCTGGAAACTCCCACAAGTTCCAGTAGGAGTTCCGAAACTTGCAAACTTAATGCTCGAGATAGACTGCCCCGGTGCACACTGCAGATGAACCTGTGCTTGGTGAAGCGTTTTAGAATTTTCattgccctcaacatcaaaatTTTCGACATTTGGGTGGTTCTCATGTAAGTCACCACAAACACCGGTCACTGATCTTTTCACAAGGGTAATCTTCGATGGATCTCCGCCTAGTTCCTCAAACACTACCACCAAATTTTGCGTCGGCTTTAACCATGAACGAGGAACATGATACCATTGTTGAGTTGGTTGGCCACAGCCAAGTTGACATTCCGTGGGACGGAATGTCCCAATGTAACTGCACGAACTGCAGTCACCTTTGGCATAAGCCATCCAGTATCTACCGATGCTCTGCCCATTGATCCATACTTGTCCCTTTCCCATGCTACTCATGTCCAACGCCAATGGCTCATTTCCTCCGGGTGCATTGAAATAAGCCTGCACAATCCAAGACAACGTTTAATTTAGCCTCCAAAGCTTACTGCCTGACTAGTTTTCATCACTATCTCGAAATCCTTACCTTGTACCATTTCAACATCTGCTTGGCTTGGGTAGCTAGTGACCCCCGGATCCAATCAACTGATGAGGCTCCGTTTGGAGAGACTAAATTCATTTCTTCTCCCTTAAGGCCGACCTGTTTGAAAGATTTTACTATGAGATTCAAACCTCAGCGAAAAGTAGAGAGGGTGAGAGTAACAAGTAACAGAGATGTATTTTTGGGAGGTTGTCTGACCTTGTAGAACCACTTCTGCGACGTTAAGTCTTTCTTTCCGTGGCCAAGACCATCCAGAAAAACCGGACCTTGGATTCCTGTTTTCCATGACTCATAATGCAACCCAACATTCTTCAACACCGAAACAAAAAGTTTATCAGTAACCAAGTTCATTAACGGGCATCATCGTTGAGTTTACGTGCACAATTTTACATTCGGAGTCAATGAGCTATGAGTAAGACACTAACTGGTAATCCAACAGCTATGCTGAGCAGTGCAATTCTGTTTATTCCAGCACGGAGGTTGACTGGTTCAGCAAATGTGAATTGCCTCTGCTCCCTAGTTCCAAACGCCGAAcctataaaaaattatgataatGTTTTTGTTCTAGTCAAGAGTAAATTCCTGCTCGCTgtcagaaaacaaaaatttcacaGCATACCTGAATACTGTCCGTTGACGAAGACATGGAGGGCATGACCAGCTGACTGCACAGTAAGAGTAGGCTTTTTTCCTCCGCCGAGGTCTGATGAACTGATGTCAACACTGAATAGCATGCAAACCGAGATGTCAAGTATGA of the Pyrus communis chromosome 1, drPyrComm1.1, whole genome shotgun sequence genome contains:
- the LOC137748247 gene encoding uncharacterized protein, with amino-acid sequence MALPQLIPSSSSSSLPHKPTFNPNPLPSRLNPNPNILSPRLHRRRQLPGSLQCTASSFSERHPTNQPKSGDVVELPIFPLPLVLFPGAILPLQIFEFRYRMMMHSLLQSDLRFGVIYSDTVSGTADVGCIGEVVKHERLVDDRFFLICKGQERFRITDLVRTKPYLVAEVKWLEDRPSSDGEDDLEALANEVESHMKDVIRLSNRLGGKPEKDVQDLRRNLFPTLFSFFVGSTFEGAPREQQALLELEDTAARLKREKETLRNTLNYLTAASAVKDVFPSV
- the LOC137743869 gene encoding thioredoxin H1-like, which produces MAEEKVIACHSVAAWTEHLEKSNVDKKLIVVDFTATWCGPCRFIAPIFAELARKNPEVTFLKVDVDELKTVTEEWGVEAMPTFLFLKEGKVVDKVVGAKKEELQLKVVKHAAPADVATASA